The following proteins come from a genomic window of Coffea arabica cultivar ET-39 chromosome 11c, Coffea Arabica ET-39 HiFi, whole genome shotgun sequence:
- the LOC140016888 gene encoding trihelix transcription factor GT-4-like isoform X2, with protein sequence MYVSEQPPRAIDFYKEEDNPEAATGDMIIEVSTANNHLPPPQHRQVLGVGGGGDTTSSGGEDNTNTTHPLSSSSDLKAPKKRAETWVQEETRALISLRREIDSLFNTSKSNKHLWDQISLKMREKGFDRSPTMCTDKWRNLLKEFKKVKQNGDRNGSAKMSYYKEIEEILRERSKNSSSYKSPPPTSSNKVDSFMQFSDKGDGRQPLNLERRLDHDGHPLAITATEAVAASEVSPWNWRENPGNGHQNASYEGRVISVKWGDYTKRIGIDGTPDGIKEAIKATFRLRTKRAFWLEDDNNIVRTLDRDMPLGNYTLHVDEGLTIKFCLYEEADDLPVHTEDKTFYSEDDFRDFLSRRGWTCLREYDGYRNIDSLDDLCPGAAYRGVNLG encoded by the exons ATGTACGTGTCTGAGCAGCCCCCTCGAGCCATCGACTTCTACAAAGAAGAAGATAATCCCGAAGCAGCCACCGGAGATATGATCATCGAGGTCTCCACAGCCAACAACCACCTCCCTCCGCCCCAGCACCGCCAAGTCTTGGGCGTCGGAGGAGGGGGTGACACCACCAGCAGCGGTGGCGAAGACAACACCAATACAACCCACCCattatcttcttcttctgaCTTAAAAGCCCCTAAAAAACGAGCTGAGACGTgggttcaagaagaaactcgaGCCCTTATTAGCTTAAGGAGAGAAATTGATTCCTTATTTAATACTTCGAAATCTAACAAGCATTTGTGGGACCAGATTTCTCTGAAGATGAGGGAAAAAGGGTTTGATAGATCTCCAACTATGTGTACTGATAAGTGGAGGAATTTGCTCAAGGAGTTTAAGAAGGTGAAACAGAATGGGGACAGAAATGGGTCCGCGAAGATGTCGTACTACAAGGAAATTGAGGAGATTCTGAGGGAAAGAAGCAAGAACAGTAGCAGTTACAAGAGCCCTCCTCCTACTTCTTCCAATAAAGTTGATTCCTTTATGCAGTTTTCTGATAAGG GTGATGGTAGGCAGCCCCTTAACTTGGAAAGGCGGTTGGATCATGATGGGCATCCTCTGGCCATCACTGCAACAGAAGCAGTTGCAGCTAGTGAAGTTTCCCCCTGGAACTGGAGAGAGAATCCTGGAAATG GTCATCAGAATGCATCATATGAGGGGAGGGTCATATCTGTCAAGTGGGGGGATTACACTAAAAGAATTGGTATAGACGGCACTCCTGATGGCATCAAGGAAGCTATCAAGGCCACTTTCAGGTTAAGGACGAAGCGTGCATTTTGGCTGGAGGATGATAATAACATTGTCCGAACTCTTGATAGGGATATGCCCTTGGGGAACTATACCCTCCATGTTGACGAAG GTCTGACAATTAAATTCTGTCTGTACGAGGAAGCGGATGACTTGCCGGTTCACACTGAGGATAAAACGTTTTACAGTGAAGATGACTTTCGTGATTTTTTGTCTCGTCGAGGATGGACGTGTCTGAGAGAGTACGATGGTTACCGAAACATCGATAGCCTGGATGATCTGTGTCCTGGTGCAGCGTATCGCGGTGTAAATTTAGGGTAG
- the LOC113719512 gene encoding putative ABC transporter C family member 15, translating into MEFTLKLINVVFSFVLLMWLFKDTWKRWRESERTKRGNLRESTIFNKITVLLNFVIAISYLGYSFYEFWRLKTFTVDSVFTFLTWMLACAIAVISFGRTRGEQKRWPLVLIMWWFISCIFDILFVSVYVLDRFEYSVLPKILPKINVVDIASLPISILLSFNALLNRSAKERNDTEQQFLEKKVEYQPEHLDAFSTAGIWSKLTFIWLNPLFKIGYLEKLKLEHVPSIPKSETAAQAFSSLEESLCKQKKQKSSLLNAIIHTIWKSLALNAAFAGANTLASYVGPLLITSFVNFLSTKGDGSNQHQGLVLAFVFLLTKTVESVSQRHWYFGAHRIGIRLRAALIVLIYQKSLSIKFGGMSTGKIINLINVDVEKIGDFCWYIHGIWLLPVQVLFALIILYRNLGAAPSFTAFCTTILVMLSNTPLANMQERLHSKIMEAKDSRIKATSETLKGMRVLKLHSWESTFFRRLIQLRETERSWLKKYLYTCSAIAFLFWASPTLVSVVTFGVCIMLKTPLSSGTVLSALATFRILQEPIYNLPELISMVAQTKVSVDRIENFIIEDDQNKPICYDAPNPSDVVVEIEAGEYSWGANNSKKPTIKITNRIRIIKGYNVVICGSVGSGKSSLLYSILGEIPRSSGASIRTFGTKAFVSQSAWIQTGTIKDNVLFGKEMKKTFYEEVVRACALDRDIEIWPKGDLSIVGERGMNLSGGQKQRIQLARAIYSDSDILLLDDPFSAVDAHTGSHIFKDCLMKLLGTKTVIYVTHQLEFLDAADLVLVVKDGRIVQSGKYQGLIADPNGELIQQIAAHTKTLNQVTTPQQSYHIVKGYHQDNQPQVIEEKYEDFTMSSGHSEMSQHEITETGRVKWHVYSTFITSAYKGALVPLMLFCQIFFQGLQIASNYWIAWGTNELGRVTSKQLIGIFVLLSAGSSLFILARAFLLSTVAIETAQHLFLGMIRSIFRAPLSFFDNAPSSRILSRSSTDQSVVDTDIPYRLAGLAFALIQLLSIIILMSHVAWQVFFLFLVILAISMWYQAYYISTARELARMVGIQKAPILHHFSESVAGAATIRCFNQETRFSKKNLHLVDDYSRVVFYNSSTMEWLCLRINFLFNLVFFILLVILVTIPRSAIDPSLAGLAATYGLNLNVLQAWVIWNLCNVENKMIAVERILQFTNIPSEAPLVSESCPAHSEWPPHGRIEIENLHVQYSPALPRVLKGITCTFPAGKKIGIVGRTGSGKSTLIQALFRVVEPSDGQILIDGLDICKIGLVDLRSKLSIIPQDPILFQGTVRNNIDPSQLCSDQDIWEVLHKCHLAEIVKQDQRLLDAPVAEDGENWSVGQRQLVCLARALLQKRRILVLDEATASVDTATDDLIQKTIRAETSRCTVLTVAHRIPTVIDNDLVLVLGEGKIIEYDTPAQLLENNSSAFSNLVTEFLKRSCQQ; encoded by the exons ATGGAATTTACTCTGAAGTTGATCAATGTGGTATTCTCCTTCGTGCTTCTCATGTGGCTTTTCAAAGACACGTGGAAGAGGTGGAGAGAAAGTGAACGAACGAAGAGAGGAAATCTTCGAGAATCAACAATTTTCAACAAGATTACTGTTTTGTTGAACTTCGTAATTGCCATTTCGTATCTTGGATATAGTTTCTATGAATTCTGGAGGCTCAAAACCTTTACTGTTGATTCTGTCTTCACATTCCTGACATGGATGTTAGCTTGTGCTATTGCAGTTATTTCTTTTGGTAGAACTCGCGGAGAACAGAAAAGATGGCCATTGGTGCTTATCATGTGGTGGTTCATTTCATGCATCTTTGATATACTATTTGTTTCTGTCTACGTCCTTGACAGGTTTGAATACTCAGTGTTGCCCaaaattctaccaaaaatcaacgTAGTTGATATTGCTTCTTTACCGATTTCAATTCTGCTCTCCTTCAATGCTTTGCTTAACCGTTCTGCCAAGGAACGTAATGATACCGAACAACAATTTCTTGAGAAAAAGGTTGAATACCAGCCTGAACACCTGGATGCATTTTCCACTGCTGGGATTTGGAGCAAACTCACATTTATTTGGCTCAATCCTCTCTTTAAGATAGGTTACCTTGAAAAACTTAAACTGGAACATGTACCTTCTATTCCAAAATCCGAAACTGCAGCTCAAGCTTTTTCTTCTTTGGAAGAGTCTCTTTGCAAGCAAAAGAAACAGAAATCTTCATTGTTGAATGCCATAATTCATACCATCTGGAAATCTCTTGCTCTTAATGCAGCTTTTGCAG GAGCCAATACACTTGCTTCATATGTTGGTCCCCTGCTGATCACGAGCTTCGTGAACTTCTTATCAACAAAAGGTGACGGTTCAAACCAGCACCAAGGACTGGTTCTCGCATTCGTTTTCTTGCTAACAAAGACAGTGGAATCAGTGTCCCAAAGACATTGGTATTTTGGTGCTCATCGTATTGGGATTCGACTTAGGGCAGCTCTCATTGTGCTGATTTACCAAAAATCTTTGTCAATCAAATTTGGTGGAATGAGCACTGGTAAAATCATCAATCTCATCAACGTGGATGTTGAAAAAATTGGAGATTTCTGTTGGTACATTCATGGAATTTGGTTGCTTCCAGTTCAGGTTCTCTTTGCCTTGATTATCTTGTACAGGAATCTTGGTGCTGCTCCTTCTTTTACTGCTTTTTGCACCACAATTTTGGTGATGTTGAGCAACACCCCATTGGCCAATATGCAAGAGCGGCTTCACTCCAAGATAATGGAAGCTAAAGACTCGAGAATCAAAGCTACTTCAGAGACCTTGAAGGGCATGAGAGTTTTGAAACTTCATTCATGGGAGTCTACATTTTTTAGGAGGCTGATCCAACTAAGAGAAACTGAGAGAAGTTGGCTGAAGAAATACCTTTATACATGCTCAGCTATTGCTTTTCTCTTCTGGGCTTCACCAACTTTAGTTTCAGTTGTGACCTTTGGCGTGTGCATCATGTTGAAGACACCACTATCATCAGGGACAGTTCTCTCAGCTCTAGCAACTTTTCGGATCCTCCAAGAACCCATCTACAATCTACCAGAGCTAATCTCTATGGTTGCACAAACAAAAGTTTCAGTTGATCGGATAGAGAACTTCATTATTGAGGATGATCAGAACAAGCCAATATGCTATGATGCTCCTAATCCATCTGATGTAGTGGTCGAGATTGAAGCTGGAGAATATTCATGGGGAGCTAATAACTCAAAGAAGCCCACAATCAAGATCACTAACAGAATAAGAATCATAAAGGGTTACAATGTAGTTATTTGTGGTTCTGTTGGATCAGGCAAGTCAAGTTTACTTTATAGTATACTTGGAGAAATTCCTAGGAGCTCTGGTGCAAGTATCAGGACCTTTGGAACAAAGGCCTTTGTCTCACAAAGTGCTTGGATCCAGACGGGGACTATCAAAGACAATGTATTGTTTGGCAAGGAAATGAAGAAAACTTTCTATGAGGAAGTCGTCAGAGCATGTGCTTTGGACCGGGATATTGAGATATGGCCCAAGGGAGATCTAAGTATAGTGGGTGAAAGAGGAATGAACCTCAGTGGAGGACAAAAGCAGAGGATTCAACTGGCAAGGGCAATTTACAGTGACTCAGATATACTTTTACTTGATGATCCATTCAGTGCTGTTGATGCACACACTGGAAGTCATATATTCAAG GATTGTTTGATGAAACTCTTAGGCACTAAGACTGTGATTTATGTAACTCATCAGTTGGAATTTTTAGATGCTGCTGATCTTGTTTTG GTGGTGAAAGATGGCAGAATTGTTCAATCAGGAAAGTATCAAGGTTTAATTGCTGATCCCAATGGCGAACTTATTCAACAAATAGCAGCTCATACGAAAACTTTGAATCAAGTAACAACTCCCCAACAGAGTTATCACATAGTCAAAGGCTACCATCAGGACAATCAACCTCAAGtcattgaagaaaaatatgaagaCTTCACCATGAGTTCCGGGCATTCGGAGATGAGTCAGCATGAAATAACAGAAACTGGCCGGGTCAAATGGCATGTTTATTCAACATTTATCACCTCAGCATACAAAGGAGCACTTGTTCCTCTTATGCTTTTTTGTCAGATTTTCTTCCAGGGACTGCAGATAGCCAGCAATTACTGGATTGCTTGGGGAACAAATGAATTAGGCAGGGTCACAAGCAAGCAATTGATTGGCATTTTTGTTCTGTTGTCTGCTGGAAGCTCACTTTTTATATTGGCAAGGGCATTTTTGCTGTCAACTGTGGCAATTGAGACTGCTCAGCACCTCTTCCTTGGAATGATAAGGTCAATTTTTCGTGCACCCTTGTCATTTTTTGACAACGCACCCTCGAGCAGAATCCTCAGTCGG TCTTCTACAGATCAAAGCGTAGTGGACACTGATATTCCCTACAGATTAGCTGGACTAGCATTTGCCCTTATCCAGCTATTGAGTATTATCATCCTTATGTCCCATGTCGCATGGCAGgtcttcttcctcttccttgTTATCCTGGCCATTTCCATGTGGTATCAG GCTTACTATATATCCACAGCCAGAGAACTAGCAAGGATGGTTGGTATTCAGAAAGCTCCAATCCTCCATCACTTTTCAGAATCGGTTGCTGGGGCTGCAACAATTCGTTGCTTCAATCAAGAGACCCgcttctcaaaaaaaaatttgcatctcGTTGATGATTATTCTCGTGTTGTATTTTACAACTCATCCACAATGGAATGGCTTTGTCTTAGGATTAACTTCCTGTTCAACCTTGTTTTCTTTATTCTCCTTGTCATCTTGGTGACCATTCCACGGTCTGCAATAGACCCTA GTTTGGCTGGACTAGCGGCCACCTATGGTTTGAATCTAAATGTACTCCAAGCTTGGGTTATATGGAACCTCTGTAATGTTGAGAACAAAATGATAGCTGTTGAGAGGATTCTTCAATTCACTAATATACCTAGTGAAGCTCCATTAGTTAGTGAGAGTTGCCCAGCCCATTCCGAATGGCCACCCCATGGaagaattgaaattgaaaatcTCCATGTGCAATACAGCCCTGCTCTTCCGAGAGTTCTTAAAGGAATCACCTGCACCTTTCCAGCTGGAAAGAAAATTGGCATTGTAGGAAGAACAGGAAGTGGAAAGTCTACTTTGATCCAAGCTCTATTCAGGGTGGTGGAACCTTCAGATGGGCAGATTCTGATAGATGGACTCGATATCTGCAAGattggtttggttgatttgagatctAAGTTAAGTATAATCCCACAGGATCCAATTTTGTTCCAGGGCACTGTAAGGAACAATATTGATCCATCACAACTATGTTCTGATCAAGACATCTGGGAG GTTTTGCACAAATGCCATCTAGCTGAGATAGTAAAACAGGATCAAAGGCTTCTTGACGCACCAG TGGCAGAAGATGGAGAAAATTGGAGTGTTGGGCAAAGGCAGCTGGTGTGCCTGGCCAGGGCATTGTTACAGAAAAGGAGAATTTTGGTACTGGACGAGGCCACAGCTTCAGTGGATACCGCAACGGATGATTTAATCCAAAAGACAATAAGAGCAGAAACAAGCAGATGCACAGTACTAACCGTGGCACATCGAATACCCACAGTCATTGACAATGACCTCGTTCTGGTTCTTGGGGAAG GTAAAATTATCGAGTATGACACTCCAGCTCAGTTGCTTGAGAATAATTCTTCAGCATTCTCAAATTTGGTCAcggaatttttgaaaagatcaTGCCAACAGTAA
- the LOC140016888 gene encoding trihelix transcription factor GT-1-like isoform X3, translating into MYVSEQPPRAIDFYKEEDNPEAATGDMIIEVSTANNHLPPPQHRQVLGVGGGGDTTSSGGEDNTNTTHPLSSSSDLKAPKKRAETWVQEETRALISLRREIDSLFNTSKSNKHLWDQISLKMREKGFDRSPTMCTDKWRNLLKEFKKVKQNGDRNGSAKMSYYKEIEEILRERSKNSSSYKSPPPTSSNKVDSFMQFSDKGIDDTSITFETVEGDGRQPLNLERRLDHDGHPLAITATEAVAASEVSPWNWRENPGNGHQNASYEGRVISVKWGDYTKRIGIDGTPDGIKEAIKATFRLRTKRAFWLEDDNNIVRTLDRDMPLGNYTLHVDEGSATLVCFLTARRWLTVLHYTSKAIHGDKLVPTSVLAMVMV; encoded by the exons ATGTACGTGTCTGAGCAGCCCCCTCGAGCCATCGACTTCTACAAAGAAGAAGATAATCCCGAAGCAGCCACCGGAGATATGATCATCGAGGTCTCCACAGCCAACAACCACCTCCCTCCGCCCCAGCACCGCCAAGTCTTGGGCGTCGGAGGAGGGGGTGACACCACCAGCAGCGGTGGCGAAGACAACACCAATACAACCCACCCattatcttcttcttctgaCTTAAAAGCCCCTAAAAAACGAGCTGAGACGTgggttcaagaagaaactcgaGCCCTTATTAGCTTAAGGAGAGAAATTGATTCCTTATTTAATACTTCGAAATCTAACAAGCATTTGTGGGACCAGATTTCTCTGAAGATGAGGGAAAAAGGGTTTGATAGATCTCCAACTATGTGTACTGATAAGTGGAGGAATTTGCTCAAGGAGTTTAAGAAGGTGAAACAGAATGGGGACAGAAATGGGTCCGCGAAGATGTCGTACTACAAGGAAATTGAGGAGATTCTGAGGGAAAGAAGCAAGAACAGTAGCAGTTACAAGAGCCCTCCTCCTACTTCTTCCAATAAAGTTGATTCCTTTATGCAGTTTTCTGATAAGG GTATTGATGACACCAGTATTACATTTGAAACAGTCGAAG GTGATGGTAGGCAGCCCCTTAACTTGGAAAGGCGGTTGGATCATGATGGGCATCCTCTGGCCATCACTGCAACAGAAGCAGTTGCAGCTAGTGAAGTTTCCCCCTGGAACTGGAGAGAGAATCCTGGAAATG GTCATCAGAATGCATCATATGAGGGGAGGGTCATATCTGTCAAGTGGGGGGATTACACTAAAAGAATTGGTATAGACGGCACTCCTGATGGCATCAAGGAAGCTATCAAGGCCACTTTCAGGTTAAGGACGAAGCGTGCATTTTGGCTGGAGGATGATAATAACATTGTCCGAACTCTTGATAGGGATATGCCCTTGGGGAACTATACCCTCCATGTTGACGAAGGTAGTGCTACACTTGTATGCTTTTTAACAGCCAGAAGATGGTTAACGGTCCTGCATTACACTTCTAAAGCAATTCACGGCGATAAATTAGTTCCGACCAGTGTTCTTGCTATGGTCATG GTCTGA
- the LOC113718690 gene encoding mitotic spindle checkpoint protein MAD2 yields MAARIATKDIITLRGSAAIVSEFFGYAANSILYNRGVYPEESFGKVKKYGLPMLLTQDEGVKTFISNLTSQLSEWLEAGKLQRVVLVIMSKASGEVLERWNFSIETDSEVVERGVSREKSDKEIMREIQAIMRQIASSITYLPCLDEPCVFDVLAYTDKDVAVPFTWIESDAKLIANPQMVKLHSFDTKIHKVDTLVSYKNDEWDEP; encoded by the exons ATGGCTGCAAGAATAGCCACCAAAGATATCATCACCCTTCGTGGATCAGCAGCAATAGTCAGCGAATTCTTTG GTTATGCAGCCAACAG CATATTGTACAACCGCGGAGTTTACCCTGAGGAAAGTTTTGGAAAGGTGAAGAAATATGGGCTACCTATGCTGCTTACTCAGGATGAAGGTGTCAAAACCTTCATTTCAAACTTAACTTCTCAGCTTTCAG aATGGCTGGAAGCTGGGAAATTGCAGAGGGTAGTCCTTGTCATCATGAGCAAGGCCAGCGGTGAGGTCCTAGAGAGGTGGAATTTCAGTATTGAGACTGACAGCGAAGTGGTTGAGAGGGG TGTCTCAAGGGAAAAGAGTGATAAGGAGATTATGAGGGAAATCCAAGCTATCATGAGACAGATAGCTTCCAGCATTACTTACTTGCCGTGCCTGGATGAACCCT GTGTGTTTGATGTTTTAGCCTATACTGATAAAGATGTTGCAGTCCCATTTACTTGGATTGAGAGTGATGCTAAGCTGATTGCGAATCCACAGATGGTTAAGTTACATTCCTTTGACACAAAG ATACACAAGGTTGACACTTTGGTATCATACAAGAACGACGAGTGGGACGAGCCGTAA
- the LOC140016888 gene encoding trihelix transcription factor GT-4-like isoform X1 produces MYVSEQPPRAIDFYKEEDNPEAATGDMIIEVSTANNHLPPPQHRQVLGVGGGGDTTSSGGEDNTNTTHPLSSSSDLKAPKKRAETWVQEETRALISLRREIDSLFNTSKSNKHLWDQISLKMREKGFDRSPTMCTDKWRNLLKEFKKVKQNGDRNGSAKMSYYKEIEEILRERSKNSSSYKSPPPTSSNKVDSFMQFSDKGIDDTSITFETVEGDGRQPLNLERRLDHDGHPLAITATEAVAASEVSPWNWRENPGNGHQNASYEGRVISVKWGDYTKRIGIDGTPDGIKEAIKATFRLRTKRAFWLEDDNNIVRTLDRDMPLGNYTLHVDEGLTIKFCLYEEADDLPVHTEDKTFYSEDDFRDFLSRRGWTCLREYDGYRNIDSLDDLCPGAAYRGVNLG; encoded by the exons ATGTACGTGTCTGAGCAGCCCCCTCGAGCCATCGACTTCTACAAAGAAGAAGATAATCCCGAAGCAGCCACCGGAGATATGATCATCGAGGTCTCCACAGCCAACAACCACCTCCCTCCGCCCCAGCACCGCCAAGTCTTGGGCGTCGGAGGAGGGGGTGACACCACCAGCAGCGGTGGCGAAGACAACACCAATACAACCCACCCattatcttcttcttctgaCTTAAAAGCCCCTAAAAAACGAGCTGAGACGTgggttcaagaagaaactcgaGCCCTTATTAGCTTAAGGAGAGAAATTGATTCCTTATTTAATACTTCGAAATCTAACAAGCATTTGTGGGACCAGATTTCTCTGAAGATGAGGGAAAAAGGGTTTGATAGATCTCCAACTATGTGTACTGATAAGTGGAGGAATTTGCTCAAGGAGTTTAAGAAGGTGAAACAGAATGGGGACAGAAATGGGTCCGCGAAGATGTCGTACTACAAGGAAATTGAGGAGATTCTGAGGGAAAGAAGCAAGAACAGTAGCAGTTACAAGAGCCCTCCTCCTACTTCTTCCAATAAAGTTGATTCCTTTATGCAGTTTTCTGATAAGG GTATTGATGACACCAGTATTACATTTGAAACAGTCGAAG GTGATGGTAGGCAGCCCCTTAACTTGGAAAGGCGGTTGGATCATGATGGGCATCCTCTGGCCATCACTGCAACAGAAGCAGTTGCAGCTAGTGAAGTTTCCCCCTGGAACTGGAGAGAGAATCCTGGAAATG GTCATCAGAATGCATCATATGAGGGGAGGGTCATATCTGTCAAGTGGGGGGATTACACTAAAAGAATTGGTATAGACGGCACTCCTGATGGCATCAAGGAAGCTATCAAGGCCACTTTCAGGTTAAGGACGAAGCGTGCATTTTGGCTGGAGGATGATAATAACATTGTCCGAACTCTTGATAGGGATATGCCCTTGGGGAACTATACCCTCCATGTTGACGAAG GTCTGACAATTAAATTCTGTCTGTACGAGGAAGCGGATGACTTGCCGGTTCACACTGAGGATAAAACGTTTTACAGTGAAGATGACTTTCGTGATTTTTTGTCTCGTCGAGGATGGACGTGTCTGAGAGAGTACGATGGTTACCGAAACATCGATAGCCTGGATGATCTGTGTCCTGGTGCAGCGTATCGCGGTGTAAATTTAGGGTAG